From a region of the candidate division WOR-3 bacterium genome:
- the trxB gene encoding thioredoxin-disulfide reductase, whose protein sequence is MSHDLVVIGGGPAGLTAGIYGARAGLRTVIIEMALPGGHAATTHYIENYPGFPVGISGIELADKIKQQVLRFGVEIVGSEVKSISKQNGSFIVTTDSRQFPAPAVIIAIGANWKELNVPGESELRGRGVSYCATCDGPLFKNRDVAVVGCGNSGLQEGKFLMQFVSRITFVEFLPNITADKILSDRLEGEEKIDFLLNHEVMSINGSERVESITVHDRQTGKQKIIRVSGVFIYVGLEPNTSMLKNIVDLDEKGFVIVDARMRTCEPGLFAAGDVCSKAIRQVVTACAEGATAALSAYHYLESMK, encoded by the coding sequence ATGAGCCATGATTTGGTTGTGATTGGTGGCGGACCGGCAGGTTTGACCGCAGGCATTTATGGTGCGCGAGCAGGTCTTCGGACTGTGATAATCGAAATGGCATTGCCTGGTGGGCACGCGGCAACCACCCATTACATTGAGAACTATCCAGGTTTTCCTGTAGGCATATCTGGCATTGAACTTGCTGATAAGATAAAACAACAAGTGCTCCGCTTTGGGGTTGAGATCGTTGGCTCAGAGGTGAAGTCGATCAGCAAGCAAAATGGTTCTTTCATTGTCACAACTGACAGCAGACAATTTCCTGCGCCCGCAGTCATCATCGCAATAGGCGCAAACTGGAAGGAGCTCAATGTCCCGGGTGAATCAGAGTTAAGGGGGCGCGGTGTATCCTACTGCGCGACGTGTGATGGCCCGCTGTTCAAGAATCGCGATGTTGCTGTGGTCGGTTGCGGAAATTCGGGTCTCCAGGAAGGCAAGTTCTTAATGCAGTTTGTCAGCCGGATCACATTTGTTGAATTCTTGCCCAACATTACGGCAGATAAGATTCTCTCCGATCGCCTGGAAGGCGAAGAAAAAATAGATTTCTTGCTAAATCATGAAGTGATGAGCATCAACGGTTCAGAGCGGGTTGAATCGATTACCGTGCATGACCGTCAAACGGGTAAGCAGAAGATTATACGGGTCAGCGGTGTTTTCATATATGTAGGACTTGAACCAAATACGAGTATGCTGAAAAACATCGTAGACCTTGATGAAAAAGGATTTGTCATTGTGGATGCGCGGATGCGGACGTGCGAGCCTGGGTTGTTCGCAGCAGGTGATGTTTGTTCGAAGGCAATTCGGCAGGTGGTGACCGCGTGCGCCGAAGGAGCAACCGCTGCGCTCAGCGCATACCATTATCTTGAATCAATGAAGTAG
- the ftsZ gene encoding cell division protein FtsZ, which yields MFELVEDPKYIAKIKMIGVGGAGCNTINYATNHGIHAVECIAVNTDAQVLKLNKANEKIQIGTNLTQGLGAGGDPEIGRKAAEESREKIRDVFRDADMVFITCGQGGGTGTGASPIIAEEAKNAGALVVAVVTRPFEYEGVWRMTNAQSGIDELKDNVDTLIVIPNQKLIAVAPKDQSIIEAFRLGNMVLFNAIKGIAEMVTKSGLINLDFADVRTVMVEKGTAVMGLGIGEGESRAIQAAQSAISSPLLDDVSIKGARGLLINITGGQDLTLAETNEAASLITSETDSQPKVITGVVIDEHVGNKVSVMVVATGIREKASEAPIDFSSRKENLELPTFKRREVRSDVKDKIYNENDLEVPTFLRRQID from the coding sequence ATGTTTGAACTAGTTGAGGATCCAAAATATATAGCAAAAATAAAAATGATTGGAGTCGGTGGTGCAGGTTGTAATACAATCAACTATGCTACGAACCACGGAATACACGCGGTTGAGTGCATCGCGGTCAACACAGACGCGCAGGTTCTGAAATTGAACAAGGCAAACGAAAAGATACAAATCGGCACCAATCTGACCCAGGGCTTGGGCGCGGGTGGTGATCCCGAAATCGGTCGCAAGGCAGCCGAAGAGTCTCGAGAGAAGATAAGGGATGTTTTTCGCGATGCAGATATGGTTTTCATTACTTGCGGTCAAGGTGGCGGAACTGGAACTGGCGCTTCACCGATCATCGCTGAAGAGGCAAAGAATGCCGGCGCTTTGGTCGTGGCCGTTGTCACGCGTCCATTTGAATATGAAGGTGTCTGGCGCATGACAAATGCCCAGAGTGGCATCGATGAACTGAAGGATAACGTCGACACTTTGATCGTCATCCCCAATCAGAAATTGATTGCCGTTGCTCCGAAAGACCAATCGATCATAGAGGCCTTCAGATTGGGTAATATGGTTCTCTTCAATGCGATCAAGGGTATCGCGGAGATGGTGACGAAATCCGGTTTGATCAATCTCGACTTCGCTGACGTGCGCACGGTGATGGTCGAGAAGGGAACCGCAGTTATGGGTCTTGGTATTGGTGAGGGCGAGAGCCGGGCAATACAGGCAGCGCAATCGGCAATATCTTCACCACTTCTCGACGACGTTTCTATCAAGGGAGCGAGAGGTCTGTTGATCAATATTACAGGTGGGCAGGACCTTACCCTGGCCGAGACAAACGAAGCAGCATCATTGATCACCAGTGAAACCGACAGCCAGCCCAAGGTTATCACCGGAGTGGTGATTGACGAGCATGTTGGCAATAAGGTAAGCGTAATGGTCGTAGCAACGGGGATCAGAGAGAAGGCGAGCGAAGCACCGATAGATTTCAGTTCTCGCAAAGAGAATCTTGAACTGCCTACGTTCAAGCGTCGTGAAGTTAGATCCGATGTCAAAGACAAAATATATAATGAGAACGATCTGGAGGTGCCTACCTTTTTGCGGCGTCAAATCGACTGA
- the ftsA gene encoding cell division protein FtsA: protein MARKERIVGVDLGTTKIAAIIAEVEGEDLKIVGVGSTPSNGLKRGVIVNLEKAIESIVKSVDEASRMAGVKVDSCYAGISGSHIESINAHAMIATARSGGVVTKRDIERVIEQAKAIALPLDREIIHAIPIEYVVDNEKGIKDPVGMSGVKLEAEVHIVTAAITSAQNIYTALERAGLRVKDLVLQPLASSYSVLQPDEIDLGVCLLDIGGGTTDLAIFYDGAIRYSEVIPLGGEYITNDIAIGIRTPYKQAEEIKRKNASISVSADEAKEEIRVPGIGGREDRNITRELLASIVTPRVEEILMITNKAIKRSGFYDILAAGVVVTGGTARLHGLDALAEDVFHLPVKIGIPKKIGGLTDIVQDPIYATGVGLILYGFEKKNQVLIKRVRGVGVFDALKKRFEDWFAKYF from the coding sequence ATGGCAAGGAAAGAAAGAATCGTCGGCGTCGATCTGGGGACAACGAAGATTGCTGCGATCATTGCTGAAGTCGAAGGCGAAGATTTGAAAATTGTAGGCGTCGGTTCAACACCCTCTAATGGATTGAAGCGCGGGGTAATTGTCAATCTCGAAAAGGCGATCGAATCGATCGTGAAGTCGGTCGATGAAGCCTCGCGCATGGCAGGTGTAAAAGTGGATTCGTGTTATGCCGGTATTTCTGGTTCGCACATAGAAAGCATCAACGCGCATGCAATGATTGCGACGGCCCGGTCGGGTGGTGTGGTAACAAAGAGAGATATCGAACGCGTGATCGAGCAGGCAAAAGCGATTGCCTTGCCCCTTGATCGTGAAATAATCCATGCGATACCGATCGAGTATGTAGTTGATAATGAAAAGGGCATAAAAGACCCGGTTGGCATGAGCGGGGTAAAGCTTGAGGCCGAGGTGCATATCGTGACCGCAGCCATAACTTCGGCACAGAATATCTATACTGCTTTGGAACGCGCTGGGCTGCGGGTCAAGGATCTTGTGCTTCAACCTTTGGCATCGTCGTATTCGGTTTTGCAGCCGGATGAGATTGACCTGGGCGTGTGTCTGCTGGACATCGGAGGCGGCACGACCGACCTGGCGATATTCTACGACGGGGCAATAAGATATTCCGAAGTGATACCGCTTGGTGGTGAATACATCACGAATGACATAGCGATCGGTATCAGGACGCCCTACAAACAAGCCGAGGAGATCAAGAGAAAGAATGCGAGCATCTCGGTGTCAGCGGATGAAGCCAAAGAGGAAATAAGGGTTCCGGGTATTGGTGGTCGTGAAGATCGCAATATCACCCGGGAGTTGCTGGCTTCGATTGTCACTCCCCGGGTAGAAGAGATATTGATGATCACCAACAAGGCGATCAAGAGAAGCGGGTTCTATGATATCCTGGCCGCGGGTGTCGTTGTAACCGGCGGTACGGCACGACTGCACGGTTTGGATGCACTTGCTGAAGATGTCTTTCATCTACCCGTGAAGATCGGTATTCCTAAGAAGATCGGTGGTCTCACTGACATCGTGCAAGACCCGATTTATGCGACGGGCGTGGGTCTTATTCTCTACGGCTTCGAAAAGAAAAATCAGGTGCTGATAAAAAGAGTAAGAGGTGTGGGTGTGTTCGATGCCCTCAAAAAGAGATTCGAAGATTGGTTTGCCAAGTACTTCTGA
- the murB gene encoding UDP-N-acetylmuramate dehydrogenase: MKNPFRRVSSIKVTTDEPLADHTSFHIGGRARFFVCVYTKTALTMVLQIISKHRLPYFIIGAGTNILVADSGFPGVVLKLGGVFKRIAWRDGLVRCGGGVMIGDFLKESLVEGYGGGEFLAGIPGTVGGAVKGNAGAFGSSIADMAVSAVVVDGNGKEVILSRAELGFSYRSSNINNGCMVITADLVMIRDNRRTIKKKIDENLKRRMERHPVGYSAGSFFKNPPGQAAGKLIEMCGLKGISVGGAVVSEKHANYIINRGGARAADVVALAGHIKKTVFKKTGIRLEEEVKLLG; encoded by the coding sequence ATGAAGAATCCTTTCCGACGTGTATCGAGCATAAAAGTGACAACGGACGAACCATTAGCCGACCACACTTCTTTTCATATCGGAGGCAGGGCTCGATTTTTTGTCTGCGTGTACACGAAGACAGCTTTGACCATGGTCTTGCAGATAATCAGTAAACATAGACTGCCGTATTTTATCATCGGTGCTGGCACGAATATTCTGGTTGCCGATTCTGGTTTCCCTGGTGTCGTATTGAAGCTTGGCGGGGTATTCAAACGGATTGCCTGGCGGGATGGTTTGGTGCGATGCGGTGGTGGTGTCATGATCGGAGATTTCCTTAAAGAATCGCTCGTTGAGGGTTATGGCGGTGGAGAATTCCTGGCAGGTATACCGGGTACAGTAGGCGGTGCGGTCAAGGGTAATGCCGGTGCCTTTGGCAGCTCGATAGCAGACATGGCTGTTAGTGCAGTAGTAGTAGATGGAAACGGCAAGGAGGTTATTCTTTCCAGAGCAGAGCTTGGTTTTTCATATAGATCATCCAATATCAATAATGGTTGTATGGTCATAACCGCAGACCTGGTCATGATAAGAGATAACAGGCGCACTATCAAAAAGAAAATCGATGAGAATCTGAAGCGGCGGATGGAACGCCATCCTGTTGGCTATTCTGCTGGCTCGTTTTTTAAGAATCCACCCGGTCAGGCAGCTGGTAAGTTGATCGAAATGTGCGGGCTGAAGGGAATCTCGGTCGGTGGTGCTGTGGTTAGCGAGAAACATGCGAATTACATAATCAACAGAGGCGGAGCGAGAGCAGCTGATGTCGTCGCATTGGCCGGTCATATTAAGAAGACCGTGTTCAAGAAGACAGGCATCCGGTTGGAAGAAGAGGTGAAATTATTAGGCTGA